The following is a genomic window from Flavobacterium sp..
AACTTTGTGGGAAGGCGAAACGGAACAAGGTGATTGGACGGAATTAAAATACGATAAAGTTTTTGGAGCAGATGGTGCTTTTTCAAGAATTAGACATCGAATGCAACGTCAATCCATGTTTGATTATTCGCAAGAGTTCATGAAAATTGGTTATAAAGAATTACATATTCCATCTAATGCGGATGGTTCACCAAAAATTGATATTCATTCATTACACATTTGGCCAAGAGGCAATTTCATGTTAATGGGATTGGCTAATTTAGACAACTCGTTTACTTGTACTTTATTTATGCCAATTGAAGGAGAAAATTCGTTTGAATCGTTGACCAATGAAGAAAAATTGGTTTCATTTTTTGCAACTTATTTTCCAGACACAAAAGACGTAATTCCAGACTTAGTGCGTGATTTTTTCAGAAATCCGAACAGTTATTTGGCGATTATGAAATGTTTTCCTTGGACATTTAACGATAAAATTGCTTTAATTGGCGATTCTGCACATGCCATTGTACCTTTTTATGGACACGGAATGAATGCAGGGTTTGAAGATATTACGATTCTGAATGAATTAATGCAAAAATATGGAGACGATTGGGATCGAATTTTCAAAGAATACGAAATTTCAAGAAAGCCAAATGCAGATGCCATTGCTGAACTTTCAAGAAGAAATTTCGAAGAAATGAGTGCTAAAACAGCCGATACCAACTTTTTATTACAAAAGAAAATCGAAAAATGGTTCTCCGATAAACATCCTGAAAAATGGATGCCGTTATATAGTAGAGTAACTTTCAGTTTGCAACCTTATTCAGAAGCACTTGCTATTGGTGATTTTCAAAATGAAATTATGCAAGAGGTTTTGAAAATTGAGAATATTCAAGAAAATTGGAATTCAGAAAAAGTTGAAAATAGAATTTTAGAGTTATTGAAATAACTAATGTTATTCTTCTCTATTCGCTAAATCCATACTAAAGGCCGGCGTGCAAATAGCAATGTATTCACACGGTTCGTCAAACGGATTTGAATATTGAACACGAGTATTTTTCTCAATTTTAATAGATTGACCTGCTTCTAAAACTACTGTTTCTTCTTCAATAATGAATTGCTTTTTACCTTTGATGATATACGTGTATTCCTCAAATTCAGGTGTTTGAAATGGTTCGCTCCATCCTGGTGGTGCTATCATATGTGCAATTGAGATTTCTGAATTGTTTGTAGTGGCCAATCCGTGGTGTTCTTCAATCAATTTGCCATCAGTTGTTGGAA
Proteins encoded in this region:
- a CDS encoding FAD-dependent oxidoreductase → MQTPQKIAVVGSGLVGTLLAIYLKRAGHFVHVYDRSPDIRTVEFSGRSINLVMSNRGWKALEDVGLDEEIRQIGIPVDKRAIHLQDGKLNYQNYGKEGEAIFSLSRGVLNRKMVDLAEAEGVEFFFERKIWDVTLATATLWEGETEQGDWTELKYDKVFGADGAFSRIRHRMQRQSMFDYSQEFMKIGYKELHIPSNADGSPKIDIHSLHIWPRGNFMLMGLANLDNSFTCTLFMPIEGENSFESLTNEEKLVSFFATYFPDTKDVIPDLVRDFFRNPNSYLAIMKCFPWTFNDKIALIGDSAHAIVPFYGHGMNAGFEDITILNELMQKYGDDWDRIFKEYEISRKPNADAIAELSRRNFEEMSAKTADTNFLLQKKIEKWFSDKHPEKWMPLYSRVTFSLQPYSEALAIGDFQNEIMQEVLKIENIQENWNSEKVENRILELLK
- a CDS encoding cupin domain-containing protein; the encoded protein is MKKYFIQKAPFVVPTTDGKLIEEHHGLATTNNSEISIAHMIAPPGWSEPFQTPEFEEYTYIIKGKKQFIIEEETVVLEAGQSIKIEKNTRVQYSNPFDEPCEYIAICTPAFSMDLANREE